The genomic stretch ATGCCTATCGTGAGTTGCTTGGCGGCTCGGCGGAACTTGGTGACGTAGACCATGTGGGTGAGCCCCTTAATGTTCTGAACAAGTTGACCGAGGCGCATACCGGCTGGAGCGATCATGGTGCCCGTTGGATGGCACCCGAGTCGGCTCGGTGGTTGACCCCGGATTCGCCAGTGAAGGGGCCTGAACCGCAGTTTCTCTCTTCTCCGTGGGACCTTCACCCGTATCAGTATGTCCGTCAGAACCCCGTACTCTACTGGGATCCGGATGGACGCTTTGGCCGTCTCGACCTGCCGAGTGTTGCGCTTGCCGAGGCATGTAAAGGCGGGTGTTCGAACACTGATAGAGAGGCGTTCCAAAGCGCATTCGAGAGTACGGTTAAGGAAGGCCTCCTGGTACTTAATCCCATCCCGACAAATAAGGAGGAGTTGATTCTTCAGGTGGCAACTGGCGGGACAGGAAAAATTGCTGCCAAGCTAGTTGTGGTGGGCATGATTGCTCGAAGCCCGAAGCTCTTGAAGTCCGTCACGAATGTAACGGAAGGAGCTGCGCGCAGCAGTAACGTGCTCAGGGGGTTTCATGGGACCAAGGGTGATAATGTCGTTTCGATCATTGATAGTGGTATCTTCAGACCGAAGGACGGAAAGGTGTGGATGTCTGAGAACGTCGGCGGAACGTTTGTTCATGGAACGGACCGGTCACGGATGGCCAGCTTCAGTATTGAAGTTGAGGCAGTGGTCGATGGTGCAAAGGTGACCCGCATGTCCACGCCCAATGTTCCTCGTTCATTGCTTATTGAGACTGGGAAGGACGTTCCAGTGCAGGTGCGGCGGTTGCATGTCAGGACGCCAGATGGAGATGGTGGGTTCGCGACGGAAGTGGTTGAAGGCGCGGAAGCCATCCAAAAGTATCTTGCGAGGTGACTGGTATGGGAACTCGGTATGGTACGCGAGACTTTCCGGACATGGAGGGGCTTGTTGTTTGTGGACGGAGGGTAACTGATGCGATGGCGGTAGTAGGGGTGTCTAATTCGGAATTGCTGGAGGTCTTGGAGTTGGTGCTGTTCGGAGAAAAGGAGGCTTGGGGGGCTGCAGTTGATGGGCTGATTACGAGGACTGAGACGGCAAGGCTTCTTTTGGCGAATCTTGAGTCCTGGTTGGTAGAACGCGCGAAGATTCCCTGGGGGGAGGAGAAGGCGTGGGATCTGGAGTTGTTTGTTCCAGAGGTGGAGGTTTGCTTGTTTGGCGTTATTTGAGGTGGTTTTGGAATGGCGTGGTCGCGTGATGCCTGTGCCTGGTTGCACCTCCGCAGGATTTACTCTGCGGAGGTGGCATTCATGACCTGAGGCATCCCCTCATTTGAATCAGATGAGCCCGAAGGCTTCACGGAACACGGCGTACTCGCGTACCAATTGACCAAATCGGTCCACCAGCGGGCTCAGTCGCGCATCGCTCATGCGCGGCATGGCCATGAAGTAGTAGGCGCCCTGGGTGAAGAGCGAGTGAGTCCGCTTCTTCGCGGTGTTCACCTTCAAGTGCTTGTCGTAGCCGAGCGCCTCACCCGCCGCGCCCAGCGTATCCGTCCGGCCAAGGACGTGCTGAGAGGCGTTGAGTGAGGAGTCGGCGCCGAGGACCCTGGTGGGAATGTCAAAGCCGGTGGAGAGTATCCGTCCGGCCAAGGACGTGCTGAGAGGCGTTGAGTGAGGAGTCGGCGCCGAGGACCCTGGTGGGAATGTCAAAGCCGGTGGAGAAGCAGGAGTGGTTCCGGGTCGCCGAAGCCTTCGAGGCGAGCGGACTGACGCAAAAAGCGTTCTCCTCGCAGCGAGGCGTGCGGCTCAGCACGTTGCAGTCGTGGGTGTACCGGCGCCGACGCCAGCACGGCAGTCAGGCAGAGGTAGTGCGCCTGCTGCCGGTGGAGGTCGCGACGAGGCCCACGGCGACGGAGTCGATGCTGGAGGTGGTAACGGCGAGCGGAGCGCGGGTGCGCTTCGAGGAGGGCACCGACGTCGACTACGTGGCCCGGCTCGTCGCCGCGCTGGGGCGGTGAGGCAGTGTTTGCCCTTCCAGCCTCGGTGCGCGTGGTGCTGGCGACAGAGCCGGTGGACATGCGTAAGTCGATTGACGGCCTGATGGCACTGGTGCGCAGCGCATGGGGCGAGGACGTCTACTCGGGGCACCTCTTCGCCTTCGTCTCGCGCATGGGCGACAGAGTCAAGGTGCTGACGTGGAGTCGAGGCGGCTTCGTGCTGCTGTACAAGCGGCTGGAGACGGGCCGCTTCCGCCTACCACCGGTGGACGCGGGCGCGCAGGTGGTGCACCTGGACGCCACGCAGTTGGCGATGCTGCTGGACGGCATTGACGTGGCGCAGGTGAGGCGCCAGCCTGCCTGGACGCCTCCCGGGCGCACGGGCACCTGACGCGCCGGGCCCGGGACGCAGCGTGGCGGAGGCATGTTGAAGCTGGGTGCCTCGAGAGCTCCCTCAAGACCACTTCTGCCCCTGGCGCGAGGAGGCGGAGGAACTCAAGGCCGAGGTGAGCCGTATCGGCGGGGAGGTGGACGCACTCAAGGGGCAGTTGGCGGCCCTGCAGCGTCACGTCTTCGGCCGCAGGGCGGAGAAGTTGCCGACAGTGGCTGCCGAGCTGCGAGGGGACGCGGACTCGACGGCGGCCCGGGCCGAGGCCGCGAAGCAGAAGCGCCGGGAGAGCCTCAATGGTCACGTGAAAACCGGCCAAAGAGGGTCCCTTCAAAACCGGCCAAAGGGAGAGGACCGAGACAGGAGGACTCCTACCCCGCGGACTCGGAGGTCCGCAACTCCATGGCCCCCTTGGTGCGCCAGCTGCGGGGACCGAATTGGACGACGTGGGCATGGTGCAGCAGACGGTCGAGCATGGCGGCCACGGCGGCGTTGTCCCCCAAGAGCTTCCCCCAGTCCTCCACTGGCCGGTTGGAGGTGATGAGGGTGGAAGCCTTCTCGTAGCGGCGCATGATGAGCTCGAGCAGGTCCTCGGCGGCGGTGGCCGGCAGCTTGCGCATGCCGAGGTCATCGATGATGAGCAGAGGCGCGCCGGTGAGCGCATCGAGCTTCTGGCGTCGGGTGCCTTCGAGGCTTGCTTCGGCGAGCTCCTCGAGCAGGTGGTGCGCCTCGCGGTAGAGGACGCGATGGCCCTGGGACTGGATGACGGCGCGGCCGAGGGCCTGGGCGATGTGACTCTTGCCGGTGCCTGGAGGGCCAAGGAAGAGCGCGTCCTCGCGCCGCTCCACGAAGCCGCCGGTGGCCAGCTCGAAGACGAGGCGGCGATTCATCTTCTTGTTGAAGTCGAAGTCGAAGCCGTCGAGCGTCTTGCCCGCGTCGCGGAAGGCGCCCTGCTTGAGGCGGCGTTGGATGAAGCTGTCGCTTCTGCGAGTCAACTCGTCGTTGACGAGGGCGGAGAGGAAGTCGAGTGGAGCGAGCTTCTCGGCTTGCGCCTGGAGGATGCGGGCCTCGACGGCCTGGGCCATGCCGGACAGGCGCAAGGTGGTGAGGGCGCGGGTGATTTCGACGAGATTCATGTCTCGGTGTCTCCTGGGTGAGGGGTGGGTTGAGTCAGACGGACGATGACGTCGCGGTAGTGGGTGAGCTCGCGGATGAGCGGGTCGACCTGGCGCAGGGTGACGGGAGTGGGCGTGCGTCTTTCGAGGTAGCGGCGCACGAAGCGGTAGGTGGGGACGCCCACCTCGAGAGCCACCTCGCAGGCGTCGTCCAGGGCAGCGGCGCCGTGCTTCTTCACCAGGGACAGCACGCCCAGGATGCGGCGGGTGCCCACCTCTCCTTCTCGGCGGTGCACCTCGGCGCAAAGGGCGGCGACGCCGCGTCCGGCCCTGGCGGCGCGCTCGAGAAGTTGCACGGTGGTGCGCGGCGCGTGGGAAGGCCTGTCCTCCTCGCGTGTGCGGTGGTGGC from Myxococcus xanthus encodes the following:
- the tnpA gene encoding IS66 family insertion sequence element accessory protein TnpA; translation: MSKPVEKQEWFRVAEAFEASGLTQKAFSSQRGVRLSTLQSWVYRRRRQHGSQAEVVRLLPVEVATRPTATESMLEVVTASGARVRFEEGTDVDYVARLVAALGR
- the tnpB gene encoding IS66 family insertion sequence element accessory protein TnpB (TnpB, as the term is used for proteins encoded by IS66 family insertion elements, is considered an accessory protein, since TnpC, encoded by a neighboring gene, is a DDE family transposase.) encodes the protein MFALPASVRVVLATEPVDMRKSIDGLMALVRSAWGEDVYSGHLFAFVSRMGDRVKVLTWSRGGFVLLYKRLETGRFRLPPVDAGAQVVHLDATQLAMLLDGIDVAQVRRQPAWTPPGRTGT
- the istB gene encoding IS21-like element helper ATPase IstB, with amino-acid sequence MNLVEITRALTTLRLSGMAQAVEARILQAQAEKLAPLDFLSALVNDELTRRSDSFIQRRLKQGAFRDAGKTLDGFDFDFNKKMNRRLVFELATGGFVERREDALFLGPPGTGKSHIAQALGRAVIQSQGHRVLYREAHHLLEELAEASLEGTRRQKLDALTGAPLLIIDDLGMRKLPATAAEDLLELIMRRYEKASTLITSNRPVEDWGKLLGDNAAVAAMLDRLLHHAHVVQFGPRSWRTKGAMELRTSESAG